The Neospora caninum Liverpool complete genome, chromosome X genome includes a region encoding these proteins:
- a CDS encoding Dihydrouridine synthase, related, whose product MSTEERLRSPLAAFQKPPTGVTTGDALGCPCPASASAGAVSTSSVLSPRVSGSRLASPSSGARRSAAGNSSRPEALHFPPAETRGRAEAGYAFVVERRTREGAEATELCTAALPLPPSLPPFVSFNCEHFPSALSPELLGAHAAICLQRGEAPMVPDWVHAAAFSSGGSEDESEEGNVERSTSPSSSVSSASSLSCSLSASRVAGREGPSRFRGPKGEKAETTRWSSRRLLKEVERLRSLTKTDEALFSSEAGGACVGERGNRSPPATFPAVKGEEPGANREREKTRSDAEGEAGEEGTAQVASGRGEQDGTERVQGLQVNGNRQIVAGPRALASHDCPYVAVGKAEAPGEETEERRDALRLRLQLRLEDRLHKLQRGGEGGGAGLGALRKLLEWHAERESSPSALGRQSSEPGAPPSLVSSPLLDEGGCEPQRAGSRAVSGAVGADEEAKSGEKATAEDGKEPIRQATAGTRLGHGSGRMGKQASFNPLVQCSEEEGSDHEAENDQAEGAHQEEAKEAAPASAVSERQKEFPPSCSAVSGGQGEGERGNGDSRCTRDNKRGSREEDAGERPKVQEGGEENRKRRRGQNSAVERSANSQQIRREATAQDFCLRMAACGTCEGAPRATRSAEEMAASDNGAKAVEAGDHLQGADLSQRGESAKQTVVTQGGAGSAQKAVPVCRRPHDLKAFLRTRPADVQTRACPFLDAGFPLCPFGACCRFGARHIDAEGFNIGADGCRVTPEALEALQRRLHAEEELNGLSSFRAKKLTQTRRHASEKRQGSGHPSRCSEKPGPSLDEAAGASALSSPSQPSSFCDPSNLASAAVVAGFAPTDAPVGSLPSCASSSVPAADGGETQRLRVGFLSSLSPREQRVATQETFRRRLLDSPKGNGRRLILAPLTTVGNLPFRRLCVELGAEVTVSEMAVAKSIVEGKQSELSLLKRHKSEKFFGVQIAGGTPEVLNACADVLASEEVSCDFIDLNAACPLVQLHRRFKAGACMLDHPARLESLIEGVTMRQPEIALTVKLRTANQGKKQVLHNFIQRLGQAGAAALIIHGRTAQQRYTKAADWGYVAQCREALDPSVPIIGCGDIFSSPEFEFRLSSGAADALMIARAALIKPWVFTEISEQKVWDISASERLELLKRFVGFGLEHWGSDGRGVATTRRFLLELLSFQHRYVPPPFFEFLPQLLQWRPSPFVARSDLERMMASPSVKDWIDLSSLLLGAPPKDFSFVPKHASNSYAPLSGSASSLSAVRTSSAETHCAQPPSGGLLSDLSSFFHAKILGNDVVRQFDA is encoded by the exons ATGTCGACTGAGGAGAGGCTGCGCAGCCCCTTGGCTGCCTTCCAGAAGCCGCCCACGGGCGTGAcgacaggcgacgcgctcgGGTGTCCTTGTCCTGCCTCAGCGAGTGCTGGGGCTGTCTCTACTTCGTctgtgctctctcctcgcgtctctggctcgcgtctcgcttctccttcttccgggGCTCGACGCTCAGCAGCCGGAAACTCGTCGAGACCCGAGGCACTCCATTTTCCgcctgcagagacgcggggaAGAGCCGAGGCAGGGTACGCCTTTGTAGTGGAAAGGAGGACACGCGAGGGCGCCGAAGCGACCGAACTGTGCACCGCGGCCctgccgctgccgccgtcgTTGCCgccctttgtttccttcaACTGCGAGCATTTCCCGAGTGCTTTGAGTCCGGAACTCCtcggcgcgcatgcagccatttgcctgcagcgaggcgaggcgccgatGGTGCCCGACTGGGTCCACGCTGCCGCGTTCTCGTCCGGTGGCAGTGAAGACGAGTCCGAAGAGGGAAATGTAGAGCGCAGCACAagtccgtcttcctccgtgtcttcggcgtcctctctttcctgttctctttctgcgtcgcgtgtggcggggcgagaaggccccTCCCGCTTTCGGGGCCCGAAGggcgaaaaagcagagacgacgcgctgGTCGTCGCGAAGGCTCTTGAAAGAAGTGGAGAGGCTTCGCAGCCTTACCAAGACAGATGAggctcttttctcctcagaagcaggaggcgcatgcgtcggGGAGCGAGGAAATAGGAGTCCGCCGGCAACCTTTCCTGCAGTTAAAGGTGAGGAGCCTGGCgcaaacagagagcgagaaaagacgcgaagcgaCGCCGAAGGTGaggccggagaagaaggtACAGCACAAGTGGCAAGCGGTCGCGGAGAGCAAGATGGAACGGAAAGAGTACAAGGGTTACAAGTGAACGGCAACAGGCAGATCGTGGCGGGGCCGCGTGCGCTGGCTTCCCATGATTGTCCATATGTGGCAGTTGGAAAAGCGGAGGcgccaggagaggaaacagaagagcgaagagatGCGCTTCGGCTTCGGCTTCAACTGCGTCTCGAAGACAGACTGCACaaactgcagagaggaggggaaggaggaggCGCTGGGCTCGGCGCCCTGCGGAAACTCCTCGAATGGCATGCGGAAAGAGAGTCGAGTCCCTCCGCTTTGGGCCGCCAGTCGTCGGAGCCTGgggcgccgccttccctggTGTCGTCGCCGCTTCTGGATGAGGGCGGCTGTGAGCCGCAGCGTGCAGGATCGCGCGCCGTTTCAGGAGCGGTCGGggccgacgaggaggcgaagagcggcgagaaggcgacggcagaagacgggaaggagCCCATCCGGCAGGCGACTGCGGGAACTCGCCTCGGACACGGGTCCGGAAGGATggggaagcaggcgagcTTCAATCCTCTTGTACAAtgcagcgaggaggaagggtCGGACCACGAGGCCGAAAACGAccaggcagaaggcgcgcatcaggaagaagcaaaggaggCAGCGCCGGCATCTGCCGTGtcggaaagacagaaagagtTCCCACCGTCCTGCTCAGCCGTCTCCGGTGGGcaaggcgagggcgagagaggcaatGGAGACAGCAGGTGCACGCGGGACAACAAGAGAGGCagtcgcgaagaagacgcaggagagagaccaaAGGTccaggaaggcggcgaggaaaaccGCAAACGCCGCCGAGGTCAAAACAGCGCTGTAGAACGATCAGCCAACTCTCAGCAAatccggagagaggcgacagctcAG GATTTCTGTCTGCGCATGGCGGCGTGCGGCACGTGCGAgggcgcgccgcgcgcgacGCGGAGTGCAGAGGAAATGGCAGCATCCGACAACGGGGCGAAGGCTGTTGAAGCCGGAGACCACTTGCAAGGCGCGGATCTCTCCCAGCGCGGGGAGTCCGCGAAGCAGACGGTCGTGACGCAAGGAGGCGCCGGCAGCGCGCAGAAAGCGGTTCCGGTTTGTAGGCGGCCGCATGACTTAAAGGCGTTTTTGCGG ACGCGGCCTGCAGATGTTCAAACGCGCGCGTGTCCCTTCTTAGACGCggggtttcctctctgcccgTTTGGAGCCTGCTGCCGATTCGGAGCCCGTCATATCGACGCTGAAG GGTTCAACATTGGTGCGGACGGGTGCCGAGTCACACCCGAGGCCCTAGAAGCGCTTCAGCGACGCCTGCATGCCGAAGAAGAACTCAAcggcctctcctcgttcAGGGCAAAGAAGCTCACTCAGACCAGGCGTCACGCTTCAGAAAAACGTCAGGGGAGTGGGCATCCGAGCAGATGCAGTGAAAAGCCCGGACCTTCCCTCGATGAAGCCGCTGGCGCGTCGGCGCTAtcgtcgccttcgcagcCGTCCTCCTTTTGTGATCCGTCAAACTTAGCTTCTGCTGCCGTTGTCGCCGGCTTCGCACCGACTGACGCGCCGGTCGGTTCGCTGCCTtcgtgcgcgtcttcctctgtccctgCTGCTGACGGTggggagacgcagcgtctccgtgtggggttcctctcgtctctttcgcctcgcgagCAACGCGTCGCCACGCAAGAGACGTTCCGGAGACGCCTACTCGACAGTCCGAAAGGGAACGGCCGTCGGCTGATCCTGGCGCCTCTAACGACTGTCGGCAACCTCCCTTTCCGGCGTCTGTGTGTCGAGCTCGGAGCTGAGGTGACG GTGTCTGAGATGGCGGTGGCGAAGTCGATTGTGGAAGGCAAACAATCTGAACTTTCGCTCCTCAA GCGCCACAAAAGTGAAAAGTTCTTCGGCGTCCAGATCGCCGGCGGCACGCCCGAAGTGCTGAACGC aTGTGCCGACGTGCTCGCTAGTGAAGAGGTCTCGTGCGACTTCATTGATTTGAACGCTGCATGCCCACTCGTGCAGCTCCATCGTCGCTTCAAAG ctggcgcatgcatgctgGACCATCCCGCGCGCCTGGAATCCTTGATTGAAGGCGTGACGATGAGACAGCCGGAGATCGCCCTAACAGTCAAGCTGCGTACAGCGAATCAGGGAAAGAAGCAAGTTCTTCACAACTTCATCCAACG GCTCGGACaagcaggcgccgccgccttgATCATCCACGGACGCACCGCGCAGCAGCGCTACACGAAGGCAGCTGACTGGGGCTATGTGGCGCAGTGCCGAGAAGCGCTCGATCCGTCTGTTCCCATCATCG GCTGTGGAGATATTTTCAGCAGCCCAGAGTTTGAGTTCCGACTGTCCTCGGGAGCGGCGGATGCACTTATGATCGCCCGAGCCGCCCTGATCAAGCCTTGGGTGTTCACCGAAATTTCCGAACAGAAGGTGTGGGATATTTCGGCTTCTGAGCGCCTTGAGTTGCTGAAG AGATTTGTTGGTTTCGGTCTCGAGCACTGGGGCTCGGACGGTCGAGGCGTTGCCACGACGAGACGCTTCTTGCTGGAACTGCTCTCCTTCCAACATCGCTACGTGCCTCCACCTTTTTTCGAGTTTCTTCCACAACTGCTACAGTGGCGACCTTCTCCCTTTGTTGCGCGCTCGGATTTAGAACGCATGATGGCCAGCCCGTCGGTTAAG GACTGGATTGACCTgtcgtcgcttcttctcggggCCCCTCCAAAAGacttctccttcgttccgAAACACGCGTCAAACTCGtatgctcctctctccggctcggcttcttccctctcggcAGTTCGCACCTCATCTGCGGAAACGCACTGTGCGCAGCCTCCCTCGGGAGGTCTTCTCTCAGatctgtcttccttcttccacgCGAAAATCCTTGGCAATGACGTGGTGCGGCAGTTCGATGCCTGA